CCGTAGTCAAATGGGAGGTAAATTCTGCTCCAATAAGATTTTCATAATCACCTTTATTTATTTCATATTTAGTCTCTCGCTTTTGTTCATCTTTTTTTGTCGATTCAAAACTTGCATTCAGCCACCAATTCATTTCATACCATAATTTACGGGCACTAAAAGGAATTGGAGAATCCGCAGTAATAAACTCTTGAGTCACATCACCTGACTTTAGTTTACAGTTTTCCTTCTTAAATGTTGTTATTAACTCTCGTAATAAACGATACTCTACCCTCTGATCATCAGTCGGCTTCGCACCAACAAGAAAAAAGGCTAATTCATCAAAATTCATCAACCAAAACGGGATATATAAAGGGTTAGAAGGGGCATTTATTCTGAAAACTTTTGCACTAGGAAAGGCAGAAGCATATTCACCATGTGGGTCAATTAAAATCACTCTTGAGCCATCATAATCGTTTAATATTGCTCTTAGTATGCTAACAGTAGTATTTGACTTCCCACTACCTGTTGAACCTAAAATGGCGCAATGCCGTAATATCAGTTTATGGATATCAACATAGACACTCAAATTATCCGAAGAAGAGTGTTTCCCTATTTCAATAGAGCCAGCATCTTTTCCCCCATATATGTCAAACAAGTCTTTTTCAATTACCAAGTGAACCTCATCGTTAATTGTTGGGTAGGTACCAATGCCCTTCTCAAAATCATCATCGCCAATTTTTTCTCCAACAAGCTGGACACTCAAAAAACGAGACCCAACAATTTGACCTATTATATTTTCATCACTTTTCCCTGGGGTATTGCTAACAGAAGATACTATTCCATAGGTTGTAATATTGCCCATTGGCATTTTTACAAAAGTACCTATCTGTCCAATTTTGTACAAACGACCATTAATTATTGGTGCAGCGGAAGGGATATCATCCGACACCTCGACCTCGACAGTGCTTGAGTCCACCCTAATTATTTTCCCGAGGTATGTTATTTCACTGTCCACTTGCAATTACCTCGATGTTTTCTTTTTTCCCGGAGTTTGTGATTAGGAAATTTATGAAATGATTAAAATCGCCGAGCTTTAAACAATTATTTGTCTCATCCCAATAACTCTCTGATTTGTCATTTTGGTTCAAGTCGTCTTCTTTATACTCCCATTCACCAAGTGTTCCGTTGATAATTGCTTTAGTTGGTCCAAAAACAGTCAAATTTAGAAATGGCGAGGATACCTTATATAATTCCTCCACTTCTGAATCTTGGTAAAAGAAAACCAAAATAAATAATCGATTATTTTGTCTTAGTGAATTGAATGCTATTTCGTTGATATGCTGATCGGAAAATGAATATCCAGTAAAGATAAAAAGACGTTCTCCGCCTAAGAGGAAATTTTTGAATCGATCAAAATAAGCGACAAATGGTTGTTTTTGGGAAGAATCGTATTTTTCCTTAGATGGATAAATAACAAGCTCATTATCTAAATTTTTAATGTCTGAGATTTTCCCAACGCGGACTATATTATGAGGATTGCAATCACTATTTTTTTTCCAAAACCAACTAAAAGAACCATGTATCTTCCATAGCCGAATCCAATTCTGTGTTAAATCTGATTTTTCTACAAATCTATCTATACTTTCAGGCCAGAAAAACGGTTCATAAGATCCAACGAATCCATCAAAGTATGGGGTACGTATTGCCTCTAAGGATTTCTCAATAATTAAATCATAATTGGATGTGAAGATTTCTTTTGAAAAGTCCCTGTTCTGCATATTTAACCAAGCAAAGAATTTCTTGGTATTTGAAAGATCGACAGTCTCTTCGCTTTTGCTTATTATTTCATATATTTGTTTGCAAATTTCATTATCAAGATCTGTTGCTAATTCTCCACTTATATCTAAATAACTTTTATCACCTCTTTCTCCAGTTATTGATCTGATTTGCCGCAACTGGTTAAGAATGTCTTCAATATTTATAGTTTTGTCTGGGTATATAGAATCAAGTTCATCTTTGATTTTCTTAAAATTAGCTTGTTGGTCATCTTGTAGAGCGCTTTCTACACCTGTTGTCAAAGTAGCTATATTGGGGACTCCTAAAGCACAAGATGTACCAGCCCCAAAAAAGAAGCCATATTTTTTAGAATAAGAGAGCTGGTTCTTTAGTTCTCGAATTTCTCTTACGAGATTAAATTTGACCATTCATTTATCTCCTTATAGGTGTGTAATTGTCACACTTGCACATAACTCAGGCTCGGGCCAGATTGGCTAACAAGCTACCACGGACGTGCGGCCCCTGCAGTCCAGTGCAGCCGTTGGTTAGGTCATTACTTATAATATTCCAGTTCTGATTGTTTATTAAGATCATGCCATTTTTTTAATTCAGCTTGTTCTTTTTTATATTGAATACTATCTACAGATCTCGGTAAAATTTTCTCATTTTCATTATCGAAGCTATCTGCAAAAATCATTCTGTTTGCATTTTCTGCTATGATTTTCCTAAAAAATACTGTCTTATCAACAGACAATATAGTTCCCTTTTGCATTGGTTTATCGCCTATCTGGACAAACATTGCATG
This region of Aminobacterium colombiense DSM 12261 genomic DNA includes:
- a CDS encoding ATP-binding protein, whose product is MSDDIPSAAPIINGRLYKIGQIGTFVKMPMGNITTYGIVSSVSNTPGKSDENIIGQIVGSRFLSVQLVGEKIGDDDFEKGIGTYPTINDEVHLVIEKDLFDIYGGKDAGSIEIGKHSSSDNLSVYVDIHKLILRHCAILGSTGSGKSNTTVSILRAILNDYDGSRVILIDPHGEYASAFPSAKVFRINAPSNPLYIPFWLMNFDELAFFLVGAKPTDDQRVEYRLLRELITTFKKENCKLKSGDVTQEFITADSPIPFSARKLWYEMNWWLNASFESTKKDEQKRETKYEINKGDYENLIGAEFTSHLTTANNQPPHVSQHKDFYSYEKKLLARLKDSRFNFMFHPGDYKDASSSKDLHNLLNEWIGSENKLAILDLSGVPFEVLDIAIGLITRFVYDSMYWGKYESYTGKNRPLLLAYEEAHTYLNKNDNNSYSKNAVERIFKEGRKFGVGALVISQRPSEISETILAQVGTLIALRLTNSGDQSIVKSSSPDNLNSLIDLLPSLRIGEAVIVGESIKIPSRIRVKLNNPRPTSEDPKLVECWSKKYEPSEENYKSVVTKIREQKI
- a CDS encoding SIR2 family protein — protein: MVKFNLVREIRELKNQLSYSKKYGFFFGAGTSCALGVPNIATLTTGVESALQDDQQANFKKIKDELDSIYPDKTINIEDILNQLRQIRSITGERGDKSYLDISGELATDLDNEICKQIYEIISKSEETVDLSNTKKFFAWLNMQNRDFSKEIFTSNYDLIIEKSLEAIRTPYFDGFVGSYEPFFWPESIDRFVEKSDLTQNWIRLWKIHGSFSWFWKKNSDCNPHNIVRVGKISDIKNLDNELVIYPSKEKYDSSQKQPFVAYFDRFKNFLLGGERLFIFTGYSFSDQHINEIAFNSLRQNNRLFILVFFYQDSEVEELYKVSSPFLNLTVFGPTKAIINGTLGEWEYKEDDLNQNDKSESYWDETNNCLKLGDFNHFINFLITNSGKKENIEVIASGQ